The DNA segment CGGGGCCTTATGTCGATAAAAAAGGTCTAGAACTTGCCAAAGGCGGTGGATCCTTGGTTATTGAAGGAAACAAAAACTGGTATGGTGTTGGGCACAATAGCGTGTTTACTTTTGATGGCAAAGATTATACATTTATGCACGGTTATGATGCCAGCGATAAAGCATTACCAAAATTAATCGTGAAAGAAGTAACGTGGGTAGATGGTTGGCCAACGGTAAAACCAATGGATTAAACTTGAAATTAATTATGTACTATTAAAAGAATTAAAAACACCATTCAAACAAATTCGCCAAAGCAATGCTTTTTTGCAATTCAAATGAAGCATTCATCAAAAGATAGTTTGGATACAGAAAACAGAACAAACAAACCTATTTTATGGCAGAAGTGATTGCCACCAACCTGCTTACCTTTTTAAAAATTTACAACTAATTTATGAAATCAAACAATCAAAAATTAAGCATCCTCGAAAAAATCGGATACGGATCAGGCGATGCAGCAGTGAATGTCGTAATCTCTTCGATGTTTCTTATAATCACGTTTTTTTACACCGACATTTTTGGCTTAAAACCCAAAGACATGGCGTTATTATTTCTTTTAGTACGATTTATCGATGCCGTTGCCGATCCAATAATGGGACTGATAACAGACAAATTCACTTCCAAATGGGGACGCTACAGACCGTATTTCCTTTTCCTGTCGGTGCCTTTTGGTCTCTCTGTTTTTTTGACATTTACAACACCCGAATTTGATTATACAGGCAAATTGATTTACGCCTACGTAACTTATATATTTGTTAACCTGATGTTTACATCGGTAACAATCCCTTATATTTCATTGATTGGCGTATTGACAAGCGACTCAAAAGAGCGTTTAACCGCAAACGGATATAGACTTTTCTTTGCAAAAATTGCAGCTTTTCTAGTTTCTATCGTGGTGCCAATTTTGGCCGAGAATTTGGGTAAAAATGATTTGGCCAGAGGATATCAGTTAGCAATGGGTATTATGGCGCTTCTGGGAACCCTACTGTTTTTATTCTGCTTTTTCACAACCAAAGAGCGTGTAGAACATGAAGTCGATAAAAAACCGGTATCAGAACAATTGAAATTGCTTTTCAAAAATGGTCAATGGACACTTTTATTCGGCGTTTGTTTCTTTGGTACGGTAGGTTATGTTATTCGTGGATCGGTAGCCATTTTCTATGCAAAATACTTCCTTGGAGGCGATGCCAGCGTCCAGTCCACATTTATGGCGACAGGTGTAACTGCAGCAATATTGGCGATGCCTGTTTCCACATACATTACCAAACATTACTGTAAAATAAAACTGTTTAAATGGACACAACTAGCAGTTGGTGCCATAAGTTTAGTGATGTTCTTTTTCGTTAAACCCGGAGATATGGCATTGGCTTACGTGATTTATTTTATATTATCCTTTGTTGTCGATTTGCATGCGCCCGTGTTTTGGTCAGCTATATCAGAAGCTGTGGATTACGGTCACGCCGAAACCGGCAAACGTGTTTCTGGACTTTCGTTTGGAGGAATTTCATTTGCCCAAAAAGCAGGAATGGGTGTTGCAGGAGCCGCAGTAGGTTATTTGTTAGACTTTTTTGAATATAGCCCAGATGGTGTTCAAAATGAAACTACTTTAATTGGACTTGCACTGATGTTAACGATTATTCCAGGCGTATTCCATGTAATTATGGGAGGGCTAATGTTTCGTTATAAAATTACCGATGCCTATTATGAAACGATAAAAAAGAAATTGAATATTTAAAATGGATACAACTAGAAAAAACTCCCCAATTGTCGAACAACGAGCCGATCCGTTTGTTTACAAACACACCGATGGATATTATTATTTTACGGGTTCTGTGCCTTCCTACGATTCGATCGAGCTAAGAAGAGCCAAGTCATTAAATGAATTGCAAGAAGCAGAAACATTCAATGTTTGGAAAAAACACGATTCAGGCCCCATGAGCCAGCATGTTTGGGCTCCCGAAATTCATTATTTGGACGGAAAATGGTATGTTTATTTTGCCGCCAGTGAAGCAGACGACATCTGGAAATTAAGACCCTATGTGCTGGAATGCAAAGGGCAAAATCCGTTGAAAGACCAATGGATTGAACTCGGTCAAATGCAAGCGGCAGATGGTGATTACAAAACATTTATTGATTTTTCCTTGGATGGTACCGTTTTTGAAAATAACGGAAAAAGATATTTCTGTTGGGCCGAAAAAACAGGAGGACAATTTGCGGCTTCCAACTTATATTTAGCCGAAATGGAATCTCCCATCAAGTTAAAAACGGCTCAATTCATGCTTACAACGCCGGATTATGATTGGGAAAGAATTGGATTTTGGGTAAATGAAGGGCCAGCAGTCCTAAAAAATAACGGAAAAATTTATATCACGTTTTCTGCAAGTGCCACAGGTGCCTGTTATTGCATGGGCATGATGGAAGCAGATGAAAACTCCGATTTGCTGGATAGAAACTCTTGGAAAAAATCCAGATACCCCGTATTGGAAACTGACTATGAAAGAAAAATATTTGGACCGGGACACAACAGTTTCACGGTTGCAGAGGGCGGCACAACGCCATTGAGCATCTATCACGCCAGAGATTATGAAGAAATTGTCGGAGATCCATTGTATGATCCCAACAGACATGCAAGAGTCATGATCGTCAAATTTGACGAAACGGGAAAACCAAAATTTGAATTTCAATAATAGAAAAGTTGGTTTCAAAATAGACATCTTCACAAGATAAATACAAAAAAATAGTTTAAAGTCGGTTAATGGGAATCAGGTAATTTTATTTGCAAACACTTTATAATTCAAACAATTAGTCATTTTGAAGCAAAATAAGTTTAGAATTATTGGGATTTTGACAAAAATGTTAGGTTTAAATTAAATTAAGTGTTTTTTACACACTTATAAATTATTTATAGTATATTTGTCCTTACAATTTAAAGAATTTAGAATGAAAAATTACGTTATAGGATTAGACTACGGATCAGACTCAGTTCGTGCCGTTTTAATTGATACCGAAAATGGTCAAGAGTTGGCTTCGGATGTATGTCATTACAAAAGATGGGCAAACAAAGAATATTGCAATGCCTCCATAAATCAATTTCGCCAGCATCCTTTGGATCATATTGAAGGCTTGGAATCGACCATAAAAGCAGTGGTTGCCGCCGGAAAAGTGGATTCTTCCCAAATCAAAAGTATCTGCATTGACACCACGGGTTCATCTCCAATTCCGGTTACAGCTGACGGAACTCCTTTGGCTTTGACAAAAGGTTTTGAACACAACCCAAATGCCATGATGGTATTATGGAAAGATCATACCGCCATAAACGAAGCCAACGAAATCAATGAATTGGCTACCAATTGGGGTGGAGAAGATTTTACCAAATACGAAGGCGGAATCTATTCATCGGAATGGTTTTGGGCAAAAATTTTACACGTGGCTCGTGAAGACGAAGCCGTTAAAAACTCAGCCCACACTTGGATGGAACATTGCGATTTGATGACGTATTTGTTGATTGACGACA comes from the Flavobacterium limnophilum genome and includes:
- a CDS encoding MFS transporter, translated to MKSNNQKLSILEKIGYGSGDAAVNVVISSMFLIITFFYTDIFGLKPKDMALLFLLVRFIDAVADPIMGLITDKFTSKWGRYRPYFLFLSVPFGLSVFLTFTTPEFDYTGKLIYAYVTYIFVNLMFTSVTIPYISLIGVLTSDSKERLTANGYRLFFAKIAAFLVSIVVPILAENLGKNDLARGYQLAMGIMALLGTLLFLFCFFTTKERVEHEVDKKPVSEQLKLLFKNGQWTLLFGVCFFGTVGYVIRGSVAIFYAKYFLGGDASVQSTFMATGVTAAILAMPVSTYITKHYCKIKLFKWTQLAVGAISLVMFFFVKPGDMALAYVIYFILSFVVDLHAPVFWSAISEAVDYGHAETGKRVSGLSFGGISFAQKAGMGVAGAAVGYLLDFFEYSPDGVQNETTLIGLALMLTIIPGVFHVIMGGLMFRYKITDAYYETIKKKLNI
- a CDS encoding glycoside hydrolase family 43 protein; this translates as MDTTRKNSPIVEQRADPFVYKHTDGYYYFTGSVPSYDSIELRRAKSLNELQEAETFNVWKKHDSGPMSQHVWAPEIHYLDGKWYVYFAASEADDIWKLRPYVLECKGQNPLKDQWIELGQMQAADGDYKTFIDFSLDGTVFENNGKRYFCWAEKTGGQFAASNLYLAEMESPIKLKTAQFMLTTPDYDWERIGFWVNEGPAVLKNNGKIYITFSASATGACYCMGMMEADENSDLLDRNSWKKSRYPVLETDYERKIFGPGHNSFTVAEGGTTPLSIYHARDYEEIVGDPLYDPNRHARVMIVKFDETGKPKFEFQ